The Candidatus Poribacteria bacterium genome includes a window with the following:
- a CDS encoding sugar phosphate isomerase/epimerase: MKPSIWTDAFVEFEPEEAIERLREAGWRYFELADKHWRDIDKREKPEEGFRNLKRQCERLGVLIHQMHGPMFNTCEEPSKLKAHMEEAERSLRWAGVLGVRWVVFHPGSASISEDEEDLEEVRRRNLEVFGKLADTARQLQIGIAIENTADRNDGGRRVFGATTYELLSLVRALGPEVAGICWDTGHANVQKLNQYKAIKALGKHLVATHIDDNNSSSDQHLLPFEGNIDWKGVMRALREVNYDGFFNLEIGGAMHKVPLSVRVEKARYALELTKALIEGRF; this comes from the coding sequence ATGAAACCTTCGATATGGACGGATGCCTTCGTCGAGTTTGAGCCGGAGGAGGCGATTGAAAGGCTGAGGGAGGCGGGCTGGAGGTATTTTGAGCTTGCCGATAAACACTGGAGGGATATAGACAAGCGTGAGAAACCGGAAGAGGGTTTCAGAAATCTGAAGAGGCAGTGCGAAAGGCTCGGCGTTCTGATACATCAGATGCATGGGCCGATGTTTAATACGTGCGAGGAGCCATCAAAGCTCAAAGCACACATGGAGGAGGCCGAAAGGTCGCTGAGATGGGCAGGGGTGTTAGGGGTCAGATGGGTGGTATTTCATCCGGGCTCCGCTTCCATCTCCGAGGATGAGGAGGATCTTGAGGAGGTGAGGAGGAGAAACCTCGAGGTCTTCGGCAAACTCGCCGACACGGCACGCCAGCTACAGATCGGGATCGCTATAGAAAACACCGCCGACAGGAACGATGGGGGCAGAAGGGTGTTTGGCGCCACAACCTATGAGCTTCTGTCCCTGGTTAGAGCTCTAGGTCCTGAGGTGGCGGGGATCTGCTGGGATACAGGACATGCCAACGTGCAGAAGCTGAACCAATATAAGGCGATCAAGGCTTTGGGGAAGCACCTCGTCGCAACCCACATAGATGATAATAACTCCTCCTCCGATCAGCATCTCCTTCCCTTTGAAGGGAACATCGATTGGAAAGGTGTCATGAGGGCGCTTCGCGAGGTGAATTACGACGGCTTTTTCAACCTGGAGATCGGAGGAGCGATGCATAAGGTCCCCCTATCCGTGAGGGTGGAGAAGGCGAGGTACGCCCTTGAGCTCACGAAGGCTTTGATTGAAGGTAGATTTTAG